Genomic window (Leptotrichia sp. oral taxon 212):
TCCTTGTCCTTTCAGGAATTGTCATAAGCGGGTTTATGGCATCAGTGATAGGGCTTCTAAAATATGTTGCCGATCCTGAAACTCAGCTTGCAGATATAGTTTACTGGCAGCTGGGAAGTATAGCAAAAGTAGATTACAGCAAAGTGCTTTCAATTTTTCCGAGCATACTGGTATGCAGTGTGGTACTAGTACTTATGTCATGGAGGATAAATCTGATTTCACTTGGGGATAATGAGGCAAAAACAATGGGGGTAAACCTGAAAATAGAAAGAAATGTAATAATAGTATGCTCCACTTTGCTTACGGCATCATCAGTCTGCATCTGCGGTACTATAGGCTGGATAGGACTTATTATTCCTCATCTTTCAAGGCTTCTGGTAGGTAACAGTAACACAAGAAGCTTGCCATTTTCAGGAGTTATAAGTGCAATATTTCTGCTTATAGTCGATACTCTGGCAAGAACTGTATCGTCAGGAGAAATACCTCTCAGTATACTTACAGGCTTTATTGGAACACCATTCTTTATATGGTTGCTGGTCAGACGGGAAATGATAATATGACGGAAAGAAAATTGTTATTAAAAGTAGAAAATATTGCATATAGCTATGCATCTGTTTCAAAAGATAGGAAAAATGAAAGAAATATTTTTTCAGATGTAAGCTTTGAACTTTTCAAAGGTGAGATTTTAAGCATACTGGGACCTAATGGAACAGGAAAATCAACATTGCTGAATTGTATAGCTGGACTTCTGAAAATAAATGGCGGAAAGATAATGTATGGCGATACAAGTATTGAAGAGCTGACATACAAGGAACGTTCCAGATTTCTTGGATATGTTTCCCAGAATGTCCATATAGAGTATGACTATTCTGTAAGAGATTATATAGTAATGGGAAGAGCGCCTCATTTGAGAATGCTTGAAAAACCTGGGAAAGAAGATTATTACCTTGTGGATAGGGCAATAGAGGAGCTGGGAATAGAAAAACTGAGGAATAAATCATCCAGAATGCTGAGCGGAGGAGAAAAGCAGATGATTTCCATAGCAAAGGTAATGGTACAGGAGCCTGAAATCATAATATTTGACGAACCTACTTCTGCTCTTGATTATGGGAATCAGCTGAAAATAATGAAACTGATAAGAAGCCTTTCTGAGAAAGGTTTTACAGTCATAATGACTACTCATGATCCGAATCAGGTAATACTGCTTGATAGCAAGGTGGGAATTATGAACAGGGAAGGGTATTTTGAAATTGGAGAAAAGTATAGTGACATAATGAAGGAAGAGGTACTGTCCGATCTGTACAGAACTGATATAAAAATGGTTTATGTGGAGGAACTTGGAAGGACAATATGCGCTTCAAAAAAAATTAATCTGTAAAATTTTAAATAAATATATGGAGGAGAAAAAATGAAAAAATTTAAGAAAGCGTATTTACTGAGTTTACTTCTGCTAATTTTGACACTTGTATCATGCCAGAATAAGCAGGAAGCAAAAGTGGAGACAAGGGAAGTGACAGATCAGGCAGGAACTAAAGTTGAAATTCCTAAAAATGTTGAAAAAATAGCCGATTTATGGCATGCGAATAATCAGGTTGTACTCCTGCTTGGGGGAGCCGACAAGCTTGTAGCAACTACCAATCCTATAAAGAAAAATCCCTGGTTTGCAAAGGTATATCCTAGAATTAAAGATGTTGCGGCACCTTTCAATGGAAAAGACCTGCAGGTGGAAGAGCTTATGAAGCTGAATCCTGATGTTGTACTGACTTCGAATGATGCCGAGTTAAAAGCTGTAAAAGATGCAGGATTGAAAGGAGTAAAAGTAACTTTCAAGGATTTTAACGGACTTAGGGAAACAATTAAAATAACAGCAGATGTAATAGGTGGAGAAGCTCCTAAGAAAGCGGAAGAATATATAAAATACCTTGATGAAAATATAAATTACATTTCAGAAAAAATGAAAAATGTAAAACAGGATAAAAAGGTAAAAGTGCTGCATATTGTAAGTGGGGAAAATTTATTAAAAGTGGACGGTACAAAGACTATAATTAATGAATGGATAGAACTTGCAGGAGCAGAAAATGTAGTGAAAAAAGAAGGAAATCAGCTGGAACTTACTATGGAAGAAATTGTAAAGCTGGATCCGGATGTAATAATAATAGGAAGCAATAATGCAAATGAAGCAGTAAAAAAACTGAAAGAAGACAAAGTATGGGCAACATTGAAAGCTGTAAAATCCGGTAAAGTATATGCAAATCCAATGGGAACTTTCCCTTGGGACAGATACAGCGCTGAAGAAGCTTTGCAAATTTTATGGGCGGCTCAGAAATTCAACCCGGAAGTATTTAAAGATTTAAACATGGTAGAAAAAACAAGAGATTTCTATAAAAGATTCTTAAGCTACGATTTAAGCGAAGAAGATGCAAAAAGAATACTGAATGCTGAAAATCCTGCAAAATAATGAAATAGGGAACAACAAAAAAAGTAATATGAAACAAAAAAGCATGGCTCAGAAAATCAGACCGTGTAATGCAGATATGCATATAAGCTGGAAACTGAAAATCTTCAGACCATGTTTTTTGTTTTAAAAAAATAGAATTAAAATTTAAATTGAAAGGTATATTCTGGAAAAATCTAAGGGAGGAACAATATTAATTTCATACATTTTTACATAAATGAATCAGCAATTTCCTGCAAATTATCCTTTCCTGCCAAATAGCCTTTTATAATTTCCTGGCATGCAAGGTATCTCTGTTCATAATCGGATGATTTTACAATGATGTAAGGTATATTGTACTCTTTATACAGTTCCTTAAGTAGTTTCTGGAATTTTTCCCGACGGTCTGTTTCACCTATTGAACGGAGCCCGTCATTTACCCACTTTACATTATTTTCAAGAAGGATAGTAAGGTCAAATTTATAATTATGGACAAATTCCCTTATGATGGGGTTATCACGTTTTTCATAAGTAAGGCAGAATGCCAGTGTAGTTATGTAGTCTGTATCTATCAAAGCGAATTTGTTGGCATTTCTTGCGGCATACAGTACATTTGACTGATGTCCAAATACGATTTTTTCATAGTCGGAATACTGGAGGGAATCTTCATCGCCGCCAAGTTTTTCAAAAACATATTCACGTCCATATTCCCATGCAGAGGAAGTGTTGAAAACATTTGCCAGTTTATCTATCATTATACTT
Coding sequences:
- a CDS encoding iron ABC transporter permease, producing the protein MYRTEKMSNLTKGKKGVEDGGAMKFIIGFILLLIAIFMATSFGRYYVPPGKVFSVILSSLGIVGKLLSKFFSIFGIRNSSYTPVDYNVIINIRIPRVIGAVLVGISLAISGTAYQGIFRNVLVSPDLLGVSNGACVGAALGILLGFHNVGVQVLAFAFGIIAVILTLLIPKIIRKDNTIILVLSGIVISGFMASVIGLLKYVADPETQLADIVYWQLGSIAKVDYSKVLSIFPSILVCSVVLVLMSWRINLISLGDNEAKTMGVNLKIERNVIIVCSTLLTASSVCICGTIGWIGLIIPHLSRLLVGNSNTRSLPFSGVISAIFLLIVDTLARTVSSGEIPLSILTGFIGTPFFIWLLVRREMII
- a CDS encoding ABC transporter ATP-binding protein yields the protein MTERKLLLKVENIAYSYASVSKDRKNERNIFSDVSFELFKGEILSILGPNGTGKSTLLNCIAGLLKINGGKIMYGDTSIEELTYKERSRFLGYVSQNVHIEYDYSVRDYIVMGRAPHLRMLEKPGKEDYYLVDRAIEELGIEKLRNKSSRMLSGGEKQMISIAKVMVQEPEIIIFDEPTSALDYGNQLKIMKLIRSLSEKGFTVIMTTHDPNQVILLDSKVGIMNREGYFEIGEKYSDIMKEEVLSDLYRTDIKMVYVEELGRTICASKKINL
- a CDS encoding ABC transporter substrate-binding protein, producing MKKFKKAYLLSLLLLILTLVSCQNKQEAKVETREVTDQAGTKVEIPKNVEKIADLWHANNQVVLLLGGADKLVATTNPIKKNPWFAKVYPRIKDVAAPFNGKDLQVEELMKLNPDVVLTSNDAELKAVKDAGLKGVKVTFKDFNGLRETIKITADVIGGEAPKKAEEYIKYLDENINYISEKMKNVKQDKKVKVLHIVSGENLLKVDGTKTIINEWIELAGAENVVKKEGNQLELTMEEIVKLDPDVIIIGSNNANEAVKKLKEDKVWATLKAVKSGKVYANPMGTFPWDRYSAEEALQILWAAQKFNPEVFKDLNMVEKTRDFYKRFLSYDLSEEDAKRILNAENPAK